The Vallitalea okinawensis genome includes a window with the following:
- a CDS encoding sensor histidine kinase encodes MPLDLELLQSSLISSFLTLLESSGMLLMWSMLSNHVQFKKGLIPVSIITAIFGVLVYLRWDLLGGPLLVLVLFLITCHVFKRDYRSEVLEFFTGIFIYTTIEFILGYLFQTLLKVNTDTAVISIAINIVAIAGIILIKKRVPTQEYFKQLKANKYSKYIICTFMVVLLGVLVAWRYERELGEHYLLLLAVTSSLIVGINYIILLKSSQVELKDKELKVYEDYMPVISDLVDEVRAQQHDYKNHLNAIYMMVLEEEYDALKRYAEDYIDLTRFHNKLMAIDDKIITGVIYSKLCEAEKYDIQLKFEMDHLLPNYPIEKYELVGLLGNLLDNAVEANMHTKIKNPFVELKIYEKDDCAYLEVTNTFHGAIDTVHMFDKGFSSKGENRGYGLYNIKKLVNAHNGVIQVEKRDLLTIRIEFKIKK; translated from the coding sequence ATGCCATTAGATTTAGAATTATTACAATCAAGTTTAATATCCAGTTTTTTGACCTTACTTGAATCCAGTGGCATGCTGTTAATGTGGTCGATGCTGAGCAATCATGTACAGTTTAAAAAGGGTTTGATACCTGTATCAATTATCACCGCTATATTTGGTGTTTTAGTATATTTACGATGGGATCTTCTAGGGGGACCATTGTTGGTACTGGTTTTGTTCCTTATTACCTGTCATGTATTTAAGCGAGATTATCGGAGTGAGGTACTTGAATTTTTTACAGGGATTTTTATCTACACTACAATAGAATTTATTTTAGGGTATCTTTTTCAAACTTTATTAAAAGTCAATACAGATACAGCTGTTATCAGTATAGCTATTAATATTGTCGCAATTGCAGGAATAATTCTGATAAAAAAGAGGGTTCCTACTCAAGAGTATTTTAAGCAATTAAAAGCTAATAAGTATTCAAAGTATATCATTTGTACTTTTATGGTTGTATTACTAGGTGTTTTGGTAGCGTGGAGATATGAGCGGGAACTTGGCGAACACTATCTATTATTACTTGCAGTGACCTCTTCGCTCATTGTAGGTATCAACTATATTATCCTATTAAAAAGTTCTCAAGTTGAGTTAAAAGATAAAGAATTAAAGGTTTATGAAGATTATATGCCTGTTATAAGTGACCTTGTGGATGAAGTTCGTGCGCAGCAACATGATTACAAAAATCATCTTAATGCCATTTATATGATGGTATTAGAAGAAGAATATGATGCTTTAAAAAGGTATGCTGAAGATTATATTGATTTAACAAGATTCCATAATAAATTAATGGCCATCGATGATAAGATCATTACAGGTGTTATCTATAGCAAACTTTGTGAAGCTGAGAAATATGATATCCAGCTGAAGTTTGAAATGGATCATCTGTTACCCAATTATCCTATTGAGAAGTATGAATTAGTTGGTCTGCTAGGAAACTTATTGGATAATGCAGTAGAAGCTAATATGCATACTAAAATAAAGAACCCTTTCGTAGAATTAAAAATCTATGAAAAAGATGACTGTGCTTACCTAGAGGTCACGAATACTTTCCATGGGGCAATTGATACAGTTCATATGTTTGATAAAGGATTTTCATCAAAGGGAGAGAATCGAGGTTACGGTCTTTATAATATTAAGAAGTTAGTCAATGCTCATAATGGCGTTATTCAAGTTGAAAAAAGAGATTTATTAACCATTCGTATTGAATTTAAAATTAAAAAATAA
- a CDS encoding LytR/AlgR family response regulator transcription factor: protein MIKVLIVEDEIFVRNRLKRLLEEYDDELNIWVAESAKEAMKYLSEHNFDMFFFDIGLPEISGLELASTIRQKDFYKLTPMVFITADSGQFKKAVKELHCYDFIDKPFKDQEVKHVIGEILDGLKGKQMSIETKQDSIMFSFKHIQYSVEVNKIVFVESVRKKCFIHTHDQIYEVYMKISDMEKKLSEHDFLRSHRSYLINPKHIKQINKKLGSSWTISFHNYDVIAYVGSSHKEKIMTIK, encoded by the coding sequence ATGATAAAGGTACTTATTGTCGAAGATGAAATTTTTGTCAGAAATCGTCTAAAGCGTTTATTAGAAGAATATGATGATGAGCTTAATATATGGGTGGCAGAATCCGCTAAAGAAGCCATGAAATATCTTTCAGAACATAACTTTGATATGTTCTTTTTTGATATAGGTCTACCTGAAATATCTGGGTTAGAATTGGCTAGTACCATACGTCAGAAAGACTTTTATAAGTTAACACCAATGGTCTTTATTACTGCTGATAGCGGACAATTTAAAAAAGCTGTAAAGGAATTGCATTGCTATGACTTTATCGATAAGCCCTTTAAGGATCAAGAGGTAAAGCATGTCATTGGAGAGATTCTAGACGGACTAAAGGGTAAGCAAATGAGTATAGAAACTAAACAGGATAGCATCATGTTTAGTTTTAAGCATATTCAATATTCGGTTGAGGTTAATAAAATTGTTTTCGTTGAATCTGTTAGAAAAAAATGTTTTATCCACACCCATGATCAGATCTATGAAGTATATATGAAGATCAGTGATATGGAAAAAAAGTTATCAGAGCATGATTTTTTACGTAGTCATCGTAGCTATTTAATTAACCCAAAACATATTAAGCAAATTAATAAAAAGTTAGGAAGTTCATGGACTATCTCATTTCATAATTATGATGTTATAGCTTATGTGGGAAGTTCTCATAAAGAAAAAATAATGACTATAAAATAG
- a CDS encoding DUF1015 domain-containing protein, translated as MAVVRPFKGIRPTEELGNEVASLPYDVMNREEAKTMAEGNPHSFLHVVRAEIDVDEAISQYDQEVYETARRNLDLMLEDGILIQDEGPKFYIYRQIMDGRVQTGIVGCTSIDEYRNNVIKKHEFTRPEKEVDRINNFDYCDANTAPIFLTYRKNDEMNTLINNWIKFHKPAYNFTSEDSITHIVWVIDDEEVITNISNIFSGIDYLYIADGHHRSASSVKVGMKRREAYPEYTGEEEFNYFLSVIFPDEDLFIMDYNRVVKDLNGYTENEFIEKIKENFILEEHRGEGIFKPSKKHTFGMYLEGKWYQLTAKEGIFNEDDPVDRLDVSILQNNLLNPLLGIEDPRRDKRIGFIGGIRGLEEIERRVQADMKVGFAMYPTTMDDLLSIADAGEIMPPKSTWFEPKLRSGLFVHKLGE; from the coding sequence ATGGCAGTTGTAAGACCCTTTAAAGGTATTCGACCTACAGAAGAATTAGGAAATGAAGTAGCATCATTACCTTATGATGTAATGAACAGAGAAGAAGCAAAAACCATGGCTGAAGGGAATCCACATTCTTTTCTACATGTTGTAAGAGCAGAGATTGATGTTGATGAAGCCATTAGTCAATATGATCAAGAAGTCTATGAAACAGCTCGTCGTAACCTGGACTTAATGCTAGAAGATGGGATTCTCATCCAAGATGAAGGACCTAAGTTCTATATTTATCGTCAAATCATGGATGGGCGTGTTCAGACTGGTATTGTTGGCTGTACTTCTATTGATGAATATAGGAATAATGTCATTAAGAAGCATGAATTCACACGTCCTGAAAAGGAAGTAGATCGTATTAATAACTTTGATTATTGTGATGCTAATACAGCACCCATTTTCTTAACTTATCGTAAAAATGATGAGATGAATACCTTAATCAACAACTGGATTAAGTTTCATAAGCCAGCTTATAACTTTACAAGTGAAGACAGCATTACCCACATCGTTTGGGTTATTGATGATGAAGAGGTTATAACCAATATTAGTAATATTTTTAGTGGAATTGATTATCTTTACATTGCCGATGGGCACCATCGTTCAGCTTCATCAGTAAAGGTTGGTATGAAGAGAAGAGAAGCTTATCCTGAATATACTGGTGAAGAAGAATTTAACTATTTCTTATCTGTTATTTTCCCTGATGAAGATTTGTTTATTATGGATTATAACAGAGTTGTAAAAGATTTAAATGGTTATACTGAGAATGAGTTCATTGAAAAAATCAAAGAGAATTTTATACTAGAAGAGCATAGGGGAGAAGGAATTTTTAAACCATCAAAGAAGCATACATTCGGTATGTATCTGGAAGGCAAATGGTATCAATTAACTGCTAAAGAAGGAATCTTTAACGAGGATGATCCAGTAGATCGTTTAGATGTATCCATCCTCCAGAACAATTTACTCAATCCACTCTTAGGGATTGAAGACCCAAGAAGAGATAAACGAATTGGTTTTATTGGAGGTATCAGGGGTTTAGAAGAAATTGAAAGACGTGTTCAAGCTGATATGAAGGTTGGTTTTGCTATGTATCCTACTACTATGGATGACTTATTATCTATAGCAGATGCTGGTGAAATCATGCCACCAAAATCAACATGGTTTGAACCAAAATTAAGAAGTGGTCTTTTCGTTCATAAACTAGGAGAGTAA
- a CDS encoding D-2-hydroxyacid dehydrogenase: MFRILVCDGMDKSAMVTLMDAGFEVIDEHYEVEELKVKVKEFDAMIVRSATKVRQPIIDAALETKRLKLIVRAGVGVDNIDVAYAMENGIEVRNTPNASSASVAELAIAHMFAVARHVHSANVTMRNDEWNKKQYKGIELNGKTLGLIGFGRIAREVAKRASALGMKVIYTDYLGEMEGYDDFAFKSFDDLLVEADFISLHIPFNAEKGAVLGKEEFAKMKDGVILINTARGGVVCEKALVEALDSGKVAAAGVDVFEEEPTKNEALYKHPKVSVTPHIGASTKEAQARIGIEIVDTITDFFD, translated from the coding sequence ATGTTTAGAATATTAGTTTGTGATGGTATGGATAAAAGTGCCATGGTAACTTTAATGGATGCTGGTTTTGAAGTTATTGATGAGCATTATGAAGTTGAAGAATTAAAGGTAAAAGTAAAAGAATTTGACGCTATGATCGTACGCTCTGCTACAAAAGTACGCCAACCCATTATTGATGCAGCTTTAGAAACAAAGCGACTTAAATTAATAGTAAGAGCTGGTGTTGGTGTAGATAATATTGATGTAGCTTACGCGATGGAAAATGGTATTGAGGTACGTAATACACCTAATGCAAGTAGCGCTTCTGTTGCAGAGCTAGCAATTGCTCATATGTTTGCAGTGGCTAGACATGTTCATAGCGCCAACGTAACTATGCGAAATGATGAATGGAATAAAAAACAATATAAAGGCATTGAACTTAACGGTAAAACATTAGGTTTAATCGGATTTGGACGTATTGCTAGAGAAGTGGCTAAGAGAGCTAGTGCCTTAGGTATGAAAGTAATCTATACAGATTACCTAGGTGAAATGGAAGGTTATGATGATTTTGCATTTAAATCATTTGATGATTTATTAGTAGAAGCAGACTTTATTTCCTTGCACATTCCTTTTAATGCAGAGAAAGGTGCTGTTTTAGGTAAGGAAGAGTTTGCAAAGATGAAGGATGGCGTTATCCTTATCAATACAGCTAGAGGCGGTGTAGTATGTGAAAAGGCTTTAGTCGAAGCATTAGATTCTGGAAAAGTAGCTGCAGCTGGAGTAGATGTTTTTGAAGAAGAACCAACTAAGAATGAAGCGTTATATAAACACCCAAAGGTTTCTGTAACACCGCATATTGGGGCGTCTACTAAAGAAGCACAAGCACGTATTGGCATAGAAATAGTGGATACTATAACAGATTTCTTTGATTAA
- a CDS encoding pyridoxal-phosphate-dependent aminotransferase family protein, with product MHKKLFIPGPVEVSDDVLQKLATPMIGHRTKEASVLQRSISDKLRKLMYTENEILLSTSSGSGLMEGAVRSCTRKRAAVFSVGAFGDRWYQMAIANGVPADKFASEWGQPTTPEMVDEVLSTGNYDLITITHNETSTGIMNPVDAIAEVVKKYPEVVFCLDTVSSLGGAKIEVDKLGVDICIASTQKCLGLPPGLAACSFSEKALNAAKEVPNRGMYLDLLNLYNYIQKKDYQYPSTPSLPHMFALDYQLDKIFEEGLENRFARHIEMAEYVRNWANTHFEMLADPQYASNTLTTVKNTKGISVAELNKALGERGFTISNGYGELKEKTFRIAHMADTTLEEVKEVLVLIEEILGL from the coding sequence ATGCATAAGAAACTATTTATTCCAGGACCTGTTGAGGTATCAGATGATGTACTTCAAAAATTAGCGACACCTATGATTGGGCACCGTACAAAAGAAGCATCTGTTCTACAAAGAAGTATCTCCGATAAGTTACGAAAATTAATGTATACTGAAAATGAAATATTACTGTCAACATCTTCTGGTAGCGGTTTAATGGAAGGTGCAGTTCGTTCCTGTACGCGTAAAAGAGCTGCTGTTTTTTCAGTTGGGGCTTTTGGTGACCGTTGGTACCAAATGGCTATAGCTAATGGTGTACCTGCTGATAAATTTGCATCAGAGTGGGGACAGCCTACAACACCAGAAATGGTTGATGAAGTGCTATCAACTGGAAATTATGATTTGATCACCATTACTCATAATGAAACATCAACTGGTATCATGAACCCAGTGGATGCAATAGCAGAAGTAGTGAAAAAATATCCTGAAGTTGTTTTCTGCCTAGATACAGTAAGCTCACTTGGCGGAGCAAAGATTGAAGTAGATAAATTAGGTGTTGACATTTGTATTGCATCAACCCAAAAATGCTTAGGTTTACCTCCAGGGTTAGCTGCATGCTCATTTTCTGAAAAAGCATTGAATGCCGCTAAAGAAGTACCAAATCGTGGTATGTATTTAGACTTATTAAATCTTTATAATTACATTCAAAAGAAAGACTATCAATATCCTTCTACGCCTTCATTACCACACATGTTTGCTTTGGATTATCAATTAGATAAGATTTTTGAAGAAGGCTTGGAAAACCGCTTTGCACGCCACATAGAAATGGCTGAATACGTACGTAACTGGGCTAATACCCATTTTGAAATGCTTGCTGATCCACAATATGCTTCTAATACATTAACAACAGTTAAAAATACAAAAGGTATTAGTGTTGCAGAACTTAATAAAGCATTAGGTGAAAGAGGATTTACGATTTCTAATGGTTATGGTGAGTTAAAAGAAAAAACATTTAGAATAGCTCATATGGCTGACACGACATTAGAAGAAGTGAAGGAAGTTCTAGTTCTTATAGAAGAAATTCTTGGATTATAA
- a CDS encoding prenyltransferase/squalene oxidase repeat-containing protein, with protein MMIKSETMNKIREESNQWRELEQSLLAYHFDDGSIERVLEALKAYQNEDGGFGHGIESDFHLPLSTPMATTVAMQILIKLEQNNQVIEMVKNAIKYFEANYIPARKGWFALRKEVNDFPHAPWWHFNSENGQTVIDKFWGNPSAEIISYLLAYQQFITTIDIDALKEYTIEYFLACNQLESPHEIYCFIRLYQQLNSQDQLRIRNHLVKAIRNLVCYDQEKWKTYVSMPLDFIEKIDNETFELVEEEIRKNEKYFMELLDEQGRIEPHWSWGVYEEAWQGARASWCGVLTLKKLYYFKRQKP; from the coding sequence ATGATGATCAAGTCAGAAACAATGAACAAAATAAGAGAAGAGTCCAATCAATGGCGTGAGTTAGAACAAAGTTTACTAGCCTACCATTTTGATGATGGTAGTATCGAGAGAGTTCTTGAAGCTTTAAAAGCGTATCAGAATGAAGATGGTGGTTTTGGTCATGGTATAGAATCGGATTTTCATTTACCATTATCAACGCCTATGGCAACTACAGTTGCTATGCAGATTTTAATAAAACTGGAGCAAAATAATCAGGTAATAGAGATGGTTAAGAACGCCATCAAATACTTTGAAGCTAACTATATTCCAGCACGAAAAGGGTGGTTTGCACTACGCAAGGAAGTCAATGATTTCCCACATGCACCATGGTGGCATTTTAACTCTGAAAATGGACAAACTGTAATAGACAAGTTTTGGGGGAACCCATCTGCAGAGATTATTAGTTATCTCTTAGCCTATCAACAATTTATTACAACTATAGATATAGATGCATTAAAAGAATATACTATTGAATATTTTCTTGCTTGTAACCAACTAGAATCACCCCATGAAATATACTGTTTTATCCGGTTATATCAACAATTAAATAGTCAGGATCAACTTCGTATTAGAAATCATCTAGTGAAAGCAATTAGAAATCTTGTCTGTTATGATCAAGAAAAGTGGAAGACTTATGTGTCGATGCCATTGGATTTTATTGAAAAGATAGATAATGAAACATTTGAATTAGTAGAGGAAGAAATAAGAAAAAATGAGAAGTACTTCATGGAGCTGTTAGATGAGCAGGGAAGAATAGAACCTCATTGGAGTTGGGGTGTTTATGAAGAGGCTTGGCAAGGAGCAAGAGCAAGCTGGTGTGGTGTTTTAACTTTAAAGAAATTGTATTATTTTAAAAGGCAGAAACCATAA
- a CDS encoding VOC family protein: MIQSIVHIALVVRDYDEAIEFYTKKLNFTLVEDTYQPEQDKRWVVVSPPGSIGTTILLARASKPEQEPFVGNQSGGRVFLFLNTDDFWRDYNEMIERGIEFVREPKEAPYGMVAVFKDLYGNLWDLLQLNEDHPIAKRMK, translated from the coding sequence ATGATTCAATCAATAGTTCATATAGCTTTAGTGGTTAGAGACTATGATGAGGCAATAGAATTTTATACCAAAAAATTAAATTTTACATTAGTTGAGGATACCTATCAACCTGAACAAGATAAGCGATGGGTAGTTGTTTCGCCACCAGGTTCAATTGGGACAACTATATTACTTGCTAGAGCATCAAAACCAGAACAAGAGCCCTTTGTTGGTAATCAATCTGGAGGTAGAGTTTTTTTATTCTTAAACACTGATGATTTCTGGAGAGATTATAATGAAATGATTGAAAGAGGAATTGAATTTGTGAGAGAACCTAAAGAGGCACCATATGGTATGGTAGCTGTATTTAAAGATCTTTATGGTAACCTGTGGGATTTGCTTCAGTTGAATGAAGATCATCCTATTGCAAAACGTATGAAATAA
- a CDS encoding carbohydrate ABC transporter permease yields MCEKSKRLKLIGIYVLATLILIVYLGPYLWMFMTSIKTQADVMMWPPKIIPDQLYLKNYIDVFSTNLPRAFLNSLIVATTSVIINITLSSLAGYGFARLKFYGKDTLFMLALATMMVPPGLLVVPLFTMMKNMPFGGANGWLDTYLGLIIPFAVTGFGVFMMRQFFLTIPMDLDEAAKIDGANKFIIYSRIIMPLAKPAVSLVAIFSFLTQWNNYLWPLTVARSQEMYTIQVALKAFQGQYNINWPMIMTGASVAVLPTLLIYFTLQKYFEKGLAGVGTGVKE; encoded by the coding sequence ATGTGTGAGAAAAGTAAGCGTTTAAAACTCATTGGTATCTATGTACTTGCAACACTTATTTTGATTGTATATTTAGGACCTTACTTATGGATGTTTATGACGTCTATAAAGACTCAAGCTGATGTCATGATGTGGCCTCCTAAAATCATACCAGATCAACTCTATTTGAAAAATTATATTGATGTATTTAGCACTAATCTACCAAGAGCATTTTTGAATAGTTTAATTGTTGCCACAACATCAGTGATCATTAATATTACACTATCTTCTCTGGCTGGGTATGGCTTTGCTAGATTGAAGTTCTATGGGAAAGATACTTTATTTATGTTAGCATTGGCAACTATGATGGTCCCACCTGGATTATTGGTAGTACCCTTGTTCACAATGATGAAAAACATGCCTTTTGGTGGGGCAAATGGTTGGTTGGATACATACTTAGGACTTATCATTCCTTTTGCAGTAACTGGATTTGGCGTATTCATGATGCGGCAGTTCTTCCTAACCATACCAATGGATTTAGACGAAGCAGCCAAAATCGATGGCGCTAATAAGTTCATTATCTACTCAAGAATTATTATGCCTTTAGCTAAACCGGCTGTATCATTAGTTGCCATTTTTTCTTTTTTAACACAATGGAATAATTACTTATGGCCATTAACAGTAGCCCGTTCACAAGAAATGTATACTATTCAAGTAGCATTAAAGGCTTTTCAAGGGCAATATAATATTAACTGGCCGATGATTATGACAGGTGCATCTGTTGCTGTTCTGCCGACCCTATTGATTTATTTTACTTTACAAAAGTATTTCGAAAAGGGTTTGGCAGGTGTCGGAACAGGTGTTAAAGAGTAA